A stretch of the Hyperolius riggenbachi isolate aHypRig1 chromosome 11, aHypRig1.pri, whole genome shotgun sequence genome encodes the following:
- the OSGIN1 gene encoding oxidative stress-induced growth inhibitor 1 → MSAQLADYHTSARSPLPVVIIGNGPSGICLSYLLSGYTPYVKEGIAHPNPLLQRKLEELPDVPITEQDLEYLSEGLEGRSNSPAALLFDTLLKPDTDFLGDVKSVLKWMLEPERAVPHLVLGKGPPGGAWNAIEGSMITLSRGDWMGLPDLSFKDWMRMKRRNLRNDRSTAGDILNYYQYYVKSKRLQDHFVSGAVVTSVQKVTASEENDPGQENMWEDPEYKSDGALQKSVFQVSGFIKDNSGNQQDFCVYTENVVLATGTYDSPLRLGIQGEDFPFVTHQISALEEAVKARKVHQDSDPVLIIGAGLTAADAILLAHHYNVPVIHAFRRRVNDPALIFNQLPQVMYPEYHKVHQMMKEQSVFQGGPYDGYMSLPEHQAVHFTDNKKCVFRDKYGQLKAFSISMALILIGSNPNLSFLPNNGTYLAVDNEQPVSSKRNPLDIDPFTYESLQEKGLYAVGPLAGDYFVRFVQGGALAVASSLLKSKQRPP, encoded by the exons ATGTCTGCGCAACTGGCAGATTATCACACAAGTGCGAGGTCGCCCCTTCCTGTGGTTATCATTG GCAATGGTCCATCGGGTATCTGTCTGTCATACCTGTTGTCTGGGTACACCCCGTATGTGAAAGAAGGTATTGCACACCCTAACCCATTGTTACAACGCAAACTGGAGGAATTGCCTGATGTTCCCATCACTGAACAG gacCTGGAGTACCTGTCTGAGGGTTTGGAGGGTCGATCTAATAGCCCGGCTGCTCTACTCTTTGATACTCTGCTCAAGCCAGACACTGATTTTCTTGGAGATGTGAAGTCTGTGCTGAAATGGATGCTAGAACCAGAGAGAGCCGTTCCTCATTTGGTGCTGGGAAAAGGTCCCCCAGGGGGCGCTTGGAAT GCCATTGAGGGATCCATGATCACTCTCAGCCGTGGAGACTGGATGGGCCTTCCGGATTTATCATTCAAAGACTGGATGAGGATGAAACGGAG GAACCTCAGAAATGACAGATCTACTGCAGGTGACATCCTGAACTATTACCAGTACTATGTAAAGAGTAAGAGACTTCAAGATCACTTTGTCTCAGGAGCAGTGGTCACATCTGTTCAGAAAGTGACTGCAAGTGAGGAGAATGATCCTGGGCAGGAAAACATGTGGGAGGACCCAGAGTATAAGTCAGATGGGGCACTCCAGAAGAGTGTGTTCCAAGTGAGTGGCTTCATCAAGGACAATTCTGGAAACCAGCAGGACTTCTGCGTCTATACAGAGAATGTGGTCCTTGCTACAGGAACGTACGACAGCCCACTCAGGTTGGGAATCCAAGGTGAAGACTTTCCATTTGTAACCCACCAGATTTCAGCTCTTGAAGAGGCTGTGAAGGCAAGaaaagtccaccaagattcagacccaGTTTTGATTATAGGGGCAGGGCTCACAGCGGCAGATGCCATTCTGTTAGCACATCATTACAACGTCCCAGTAATTCATGCCTTTAGAAGACGAGTTAATGACCCAGCACTTATCTTCAATCAGTTGCCTCAAGTCATGTATCCAGAGTACCATAAGGTGCACCAGATGATGAAGGAACAGTCAGTCTTTCAAGGTGGACCCTATGATGGTTATATGAGCCTCCCTGAGCACCAAGCTGTCCATTTTACCGACAACAAAAAATGTGTCTTCAGGGACAAGTATGGTCAGCTCAAAGCTTTCAGTATCTCCATGGCTCTTATTCTTATTGGTTCCAATCCCAACTTGTCTTTCCTTCCAAATAATGGAACCTATCTAGCTGTAGACAATGAGCAACCGGTGAGCTCCAAGAGAAACCCACTGGACATTGATCCATTCACGTATGAGTCTTTACAAGAGAAAGGACTCTATGCAGTGGGACCTCTGGCTGGTGACTATTTTGTACGCTTCGTTCAAGGAGGAGCTTTGGCTGTTGCCAGTTCTCTGCTGAAATCTAAGCAGAGACCCCCTTAA